One genomic segment of Candidatus Fukatsuia endosymbiont of Tuberolachnus salignus includes these proteins:
- a CDS encoding YjdF family protein has translation MKPATIKITVLLKNSLWVALFERIDEKGYTVARTVFGDEPTAPEIYEFIATHFYQLKFTEPRAFKTMTKRQNPKRVQREVRKKMEMAKLKLVQKTQAQEVLRLELEKNKQLKKSLSKFEKEELLQKFFLLRQAKRKKKKRGH, from the coding sequence ATGAAGCCAGCCACTATTAAAATCACTGTTTTACTAAAAAACTCCCTATGGGTAGCGTTATTCGAACGCATAGATGAAAAGGGATATACAGTTGCTCGCACTGTATTTGGTGATGAGCCTACAGCTCCAGAAATATATGAGTTTATTGCGACCCATTTTTACCAGCTCAAATTTACTGAACCCCGCGCTTTCAAGACAATGACTAAACGTCAAAACCCTAAACGGGTACAGCGTGAAGTAAGAAAAAAAATGGAGATGGCAAAATTAAAGTTAGTACAAAAAACTCAAGCTCAAGAGGTGCTAAGGCTTGAACTTGAGAAAAATAAACAGTTAAAAAAATCTCTATCAAAATTTGAAAAAGAAGAACTACTTCAAAAATTTTTTTTACTGCGACAAGCTAAGAGAAAGAAGAAAAAACGTGGGCACTAA
- a CDS encoding GNAT family N-acetyltransferase yields MCQLSSCLRAELGYWLGSPFWRQGYATEATLAVLHFGFTQLSLNWIYASHLIHNPANFALPGAYIIQGVATKRQRLPAWCR; encoded by the coding sequence ATGTGCCAGTTGTCTAGCTGCTTGCGGGCTGAGCTGGGATATTGGTTAGGATCACCGTTTTGGAGACAAGGCTACGCAACCGAAGCAACTCTTGCTGTTCTTCACTTTGGATTCACGCAGCTGAGCCTTAACTGGATATATGCCTCTCACTTAATCCATAATCCTGCAAATTTTGCATTACCTGGTGCCTACATCATTCAGGGGGTTGCCACCAAACGTCAGCGGTTGCCTGCTTGGTGCAGGTAA
- a CDS encoding XAC2610-related protein, with protein sequence MISNRFLAIFLSVFSTWALSANTNISLFKKTSKQWDFVLKVANCNDDELSPSCEGAGTLDIFNKGRDDLFQRITIKKIGIQLDTTNKTTVNTVTIDDKDNSTLVIDDFNFDNHDDIALLNGYDGGYGSPSYNIYLFDVDKKQFLFSKTLTVLASEGMGLFDVDKKKRTLTTFMKSGASWSQESTYKVVHNTPMLISDVTKEYLFNENMLEITIRNLVEGQWEISKKKSKFTQ encoded by the coding sequence ATGATTTCAAACAGGTTCCTGGCGATTTTTTTATCTGTGTTCTCTACTTGGGCACTTTCAGCTAACACAAACATCTCATTGTTTAAAAAAACATCAAAACAATGGGATTTCGTTTTAAAAGTTGCCAATTGTAATGATGATGAACTTTCTCCAAGCTGTGAGGGAGCAGGTACCCTGGATATTTTTAACAAAGGTCGGGATGATTTGTTTCAACGCATTACTATTAAGAAAATAGGTATCCAACTGGATACTACGAATAAAACAACAGTTAATACGGTAACAATAGACGATAAAGATAATAGTACATTGGTTATTGATGACTTCAATTTCGATAATCACGATGATATTGCTTTGCTCAATGGCTATGATGGGGGTTATGGCTCGCCATCCTATAATATTTATCTCTTTGATGTAGATAAAAAACAATTCCTGTTCAGTAAAACGTTGACTGTACTGGCGAGTGAGGGGATGGGATTATTTGATGTCGATAAAAAAAAGAGAACCTTAACGACTTTTATGAAAAGCGGTGCCTCTTGGTCGCAAGAATCCACTTACAAGGTCGTTCACAATACACCCATGTTAATTAGCGATGTGACAAAAGAATATTTATTTAACGAGAATATGTTAGAGATCACTATTCGTAATCTGGTAGAGGGTCAGTGGGAAATTTCGAAGAAAAAAAGCAAATTTACACAGTAA
- a CDS encoding IS630 family transposase, whose translation MKIELTADQKITLEAQHRQSHDRRVCDRIRCVLLSADGWTPPMIAHSQLINETTVRRHLTDYHKLNKLKPENGGSDGYLNAEQTTSLVEHLTQPLYHHNHQIVAYIAGRWNITFTVSGLYKGLKQHGFSYKKPKGVPHKFAVEKQQQFIKTYSELKDAAGNDPILFIDAVHPTQATKISYGWIRKGQDKTTETTGSRTRLNIMGALNIQNVANPIIRDDETINSENVVHFLSAIRVHYPITTTAHVILEGAGYHRSQLVQDAALTLNIQLHYLPPYSPNLNPIERLWKVMNEQTRNNRYYPSKQSFKNDILNFFEVKLPQMASSLVSRLNDNFQALNPAS comes from the coding sequence ATGAAAATAGAGCTGACTGCTGACCAGAAAATTACCCTCGAAGCCCAACATCGTCAAAGCCATGACCGCCGTGTCTGTGACAGGATCCGGTGTGTTTTGTTGTCCGCAGACGGCTGGACTCCCCCTATGATTGCTCACTCACAGCTCATTAATGAAACCACGGTGCGGCGCCACCTTACAGACTATCATAAACTCAACAAGCTCAAGCCTGAAAATGGCGGCTCCGATGGCTATCTCAATGCGGAACAGACCACGTCGCTGGTTGAACATCTCACCCAGCCGCTCTACCACCACAATCACCAAATTGTGGCGTATATCGCTGGACGCTGGAACATCACCTTTACCGTATCAGGTCTGTATAAAGGGTTGAAGCAGCATGGCTTTAGCTATAAAAAGCCGAAAGGTGTTCCGCATAAATTTGCCGTTGAGAAACAGCAGCAATTTATAAAGACCTACAGCGAATTGAAAGACGCCGCGGGTAATGACCCCATACTGTTTATTGATGCCGTTCATCCGACACAAGCCACCAAAATAAGCTACGGCTGGATACGAAAAGGCCAGGATAAAACGACAGAGACCACCGGGAGCAGAACGCGGTTGAATATCATGGGAGCCTTGAACATCCAGAATGTGGCTAACCCCATAATCCGTGATGATGAGACGATTAACAGTGAAAATGTGGTTCACTTCCTGTCTGCCATTCGCGTGCATTATCCCATCACGACAACGGCACATGTGATCCTCGAGGGTGCAGGCTATCACCGTTCACAGCTTGTGCAAGACGCCGCGCTTACGTTGAATATCCAGCTTCATTACCTTCCGCCGTATAGCCCGAATCTAAACCCGATAGAGCGATTGTGGAAGGTGATGAATGAGCAAACACGAAACAATAGATATTACCCATCTAAACAGAGTTTTAAGAACGATATCTTAAACTTCTTTGAAGTGAAGCTACCACAAATGGCAAGTTCTCTGGTATCTCGCTTAAACGATAATTTCCAGGCGCTAAATCCTGCATCTTGA
- a CDS encoding CoA transferase, translated as MNTRQKNILQALAHPMQSDNILDPVRELTKVIESVGLHLNSGGGSVSFTGKDPIISSPLPLATMAGVSLMAKAIAVADIWRMRTGQSQNLSINLGQVLHRLCPFYDRKWELLNGCPPGTPEDLKKPFMPSCMYETLDNRRIQLVNPYPKSKAETLKLLGCHEDPSAIAEIVKKWNSFKLEEAANRHGIQATVIRTVEEFLTCEQFPYIDALPLIEIEKIGDSKPVPFTHSPKHPLDGIRALGLGHVIAGSGFGRALAYHGADVLNIWRPMDFEFDMIYYSANVGMRSKILEIGQTEGMEKFHTLLKGADIFFSNRRPGYLEKLHLSAESISSLKPGIIHVDMSLYGHQGPWANRIGFDQNAGGVSGILSLEGTAEDPRLTEIFVVNDYAMSWLGALGAMVALKRRAIEGGSYRIRLSLTRLSLWLLEMGIFDKNYVRQVAGIGKDHAYLVPETFCEETPCGLYQGVTDQVYMSKTPGMYQIPLVPRGSSKPEWL; from the coding sequence ATGAATACGAGACAAAAAAATATCCTCCAAGCCCTAGCCCATCCCATGCAAAGTGACAATATTCTTGATCCTGTACGTGAATTAACAAAGGTTATTGAAAGTGTCGGGCTACATCTCAATTCTGGTGGTGGCTCTGTAAGTTTTACCGGAAAAGATCCGATTATCAGCAGCCCACTGCCGCTCGCGACTATGGCAGGCGTCAGCCTTATGGCGAAAGCCATTGCAGTTGCAGACATATGGCGTATGCGAACGGGTCAAAGTCAAAATCTTTCTATTAATCTCGGGCAGGTACTGCACCGCCTCTGCCCCTTCTACGATAGAAAATGGGAATTGCTCAACGGATGCCCTCCAGGTACACCGGAAGATCTAAAAAAACCATTTATGCCAAGTTGTATGTATGAAACCCTAGATAATCGTCGGATCCAATTGGTGAATCCTTATCCTAAGAGCAAAGCTGAGACACTGAAATTATTAGGTTGTCACGAAGATCCTAGTGCTATTGCCGAGATCGTTAAGAAATGGAATTCCTTTAAACTTGAAGAGGCGGCCAATCGTCATGGCATTCAGGCAACCGTCATCCGTACTGTCGAAGAGTTTTTAACCTGTGAACAATTCCCTTATATCGATGCATTACCACTCATCGAAATCGAAAAAATTGGAGATAGTAAACCTGTTCCTTTCACGCATAGCCCTAAGCATCCGCTGGACGGGATACGTGCACTGGGGCTTGGTCATGTTATTGCCGGATCGGGTTTCGGTCGTGCACTGGCTTATCATGGTGCCGATGTACTGAATATCTGGCGCCCCATGGATTTTGAATTTGATATGATTTACTACTCGGCAAATGTGGGTATGCGTTCAAAAATACTTGAGATCGGTCAGACAGAAGGAATGGAAAAATTCCATACCCTCCTAAAGGGAGCCGATATTTTCTTCTCGAATCGTAGGCCAGGTTATCTGGAAAAGTTACATTTATCCGCAGAATCAATAAGCTCTCTTAAACCTGGCATTATCCATGTTGATATGTCACTTTACGGCCATCAAGGTCCTTGGGCCAACCGTATTGGTTTCGATCAAAATGCTGGGGGAGTTAGTGGAATACTTTCGCTGGAAGGTACAGCTGAGGATCCGCGCTTAACTGAGATATTCGTTGTTAATGATTACGCCATGTCTTGGCTTGGCGCCCTTGGTGCGATGGTTGCACTTAAAAGAAGGGCTATCGAGGGAGGAAGTTACCGTATCCGTCTCTCCCTTACAAGGTTGTCTTTATGGTTACTAGAAATGGGTATCTTCGATAAGAATTATGTCCGACAAGTTGCAGGAATCGGAAAAGATCATGCTTATCTAGTACCGGAAACCTTCTGTGAGGAAACACCTTGTGGTCTCTATCAGGGTGTAACCGATCAGGTATATATGTCTAAAACACCGGGCATGTATCAAATTCCCTTGGTACCTAGAGGATCCTCTAAACCTGAATGGTTGTAG
- a CDS encoding AraC family transcriptional regulator: MNDLNSTNFINAVRFVYDHIDHPITLKDLAKSVGMSVSSLKRLFIAATAKTPGAFIRRLRMECAFLSLQSRKDSILEVALSSGFEDQSSFARRFKETFGYSPRHARKKLNIVSELENVSLDEPDIVELTDLPIQSVTEKGLYFEAAPKTFNVLKSKLTTNELSDDSLSMFIGIGHDNPHEENVKEDEVRFTAGVALIKRDLEIERVILSGGRYARFHYFGKPNNLGLDYHYIYGKWSKASPVQIVKTKSAFMEFDHFPEPLKEQNILIHVPLVPSLL; this comes from the coding sequence ATGAATGATTTAAATAGTACAAATTTTATCAACGCAGTCCGGTTTGTTTATGACCATATTGATCATCCTATCACGCTAAAAGATTTGGCAAAATCCGTTGGTATGTCTGTATCTTCTTTAAAGCGGCTTTTTATAGCAGCAACGGCTAAAACACCAGGCGCATTTATTCGGCGTCTCAGAATGGAATGTGCCTTTCTCTCTCTTCAAAGTCGGAAAGATTCTATTCTAGAGGTAGCATTAAGCTCAGGTTTTGAAGACCAATCATCTTTTGCGCGTCGTTTTAAAGAAACATTTGGCTATTCACCGCGTCACGCAAGGAAGAAATTAAATATCGTTAGCGAGTTGGAAAATGTTTCACTGGATGAGCCTGATATCGTTGAATTAACAGATTTGCCAATTCAATCTGTCACGGAAAAGGGGCTTTATTTTGAAGCTGCGCCAAAGACATTTAATGTTCTTAAAAGTAAGCTAACAACAAATGAGCTCAGTGACGATTCTTTAAGTATGTTTATTGGCATAGGCCATGATAATCCTCATGAAGAAAATGTAAAAGAAGATGAAGTTCGTTTTACTGCAGGAGTTGCGCTGATTAAGAGAGACCTTGAAATTGAGCGTGTTATCCTATCAGGAGGCCGCTATGCCCGATTTCACTATTTTGGAAAACCCAATAATCTGGGTCTTGACTATCATTATATCTATGGAAAATGGTCGAAAGCATCACCAGTTCAAATAGTTAAAACAAAATCTGCCTTTATGGAATTTGATCATTTTCCCGAGCCTTTAAAAGAACAAAATATTCTTATTCACGTTCCGTTAGTTCCATCATTATTATGA
- a CDS encoding IS110 family transposase has product MGESAMDKTAVGIDVAKLKFDVAVWVERKKYKTKAFPNTPSGFSQLLKWLIPYGDCHICLEATGSYSVPLAMFLVDNGIDVSLENPSRIHAFGESELSRNKTDQGDAKMIVRYCALHTPVLWTPPPLSERQLTALVRHLKSLEEMRQMQENRQSVADDVVQSSLLEIISALKQQIQATKEKIKNHIDNDPDLKKNKALLESIPGIGEILSASLLAYVGNVSKFTNSKAVVAYAGLNPKLCESGLFKGRSRLSKRGHTELRKALYMPALAALSCNPIVKAQWQRLVSRHKGGKMGVCAAMRKLLQLAYGVLKSGIPFDTKIALAS; this is encoded by the coding sequence ATGGGAGAATCAGCCATGGACAAGACCGCAGTGGGTATTGATGTTGCCAAATTAAAATTCGATGTTGCAGTGTGGGTAGAGAGAAAAAAGTATAAAACAAAAGCATTCCCGAATACCCCCTCTGGATTTAGCCAACTACTGAAATGGCTTATCCCTTACGGGGATTGTCATATTTGTCTCGAAGCCACAGGGAGTTACAGTGTTCCACTGGCTATGTTCTTAGTTGATAATGGCATTGACGTCAGCCTAGAAAACCCATCACGTATTCATGCCTTTGGTGAGAGTGAACTGAGTCGGAACAAGACGGATCAGGGGGATGCAAAAATGATAGTGCGCTACTGCGCACTGCATACACCTGTCCTCTGGACTCCTCCTCCCTTGAGCGAACGTCAATTAACCGCGCTAGTACGCCATCTAAAGAGTTTAGAGGAAATGAGGCAAATGCAAGAAAATCGGCAATCAGTGGCTGACGATGTCGTTCAATCCTCACTGCTTGAAATCATTTCTGCACTTAAACAACAAATCCAGGCCACCAAAGAAAAAATAAAAAACCATATCGATAACGATCCTGACTTAAAGAAAAATAAAGCGTTGCTGGAGAGTATTCCTGGTATCGGTGAAATACTAAGTGCCAGTTTGCTGGCGTATGTGGGTAATGTGTCAAAATTCACTAACAGTAAGGCAGTGGTGGCCTATGCCGGGCTTAACCCAAAACTTTGTGAATCAGGTTTATTTAAAGGACGGAGCCGCCTATCAAAACGGGGTCATACCGAGCTCAGGAAAGCGTTGTATATGCCCGCTCTGGCTGCCCTTTCTTGTAATCCGATAGTGAAAGCACAGTGGCAACGACTCGTATCACGCCATAAAGGGGGTAAAATGGGCGTCTGTGCAGCAATGCGCAAATTACTCCAACTGGCGTATGGTGTGCTGAAATCAGGCATCCCATTCGATACAAAAATAGCACTTGCATCATGA